CATGGTCTCCGCGAGCGATTGGTCAATCTGGGCTTGCGTCCAGAGAATATCTTTCGGCAGCGAGTCAAAGCTTTCGAGATACGCTCCAGAGCTGATGGCAGTTCGGTTCAACATGGCATTAGTCTCATTGGGCCGGAACAGCAGCGCTTACAGGTGAGAATGCACTCGCGGGTGGCTGACACACTCGCGTCAACTCGGGCGACGCTCGGTCCGGTGAATCCATATGTTGTTCTCAGGGACTTGTCTGAGATTGTGATTTGCGAGTATGGCCTGCTACGCGCTTCAGATAAACCCACGTTAAGGAGACGCAGCGTCCGCGCAGGAGCGACAATGCGCTCGACGCGATGAACTCGAATAAAGGATGCTAAGAGAAACTGAAAAAACACCGCTCATCTTTCGGTGGTTCCGAAAACTGCTTGAATGAAGACAGCGGCGGTTGTTCGGCGAAAGCGTGCAGGACAGAAGTAGACAGGAATTGTTCAGGATGACCGACATATATTTTCGCCGGATGCAGCTTTATCGCACTCATTTGATTGAGCAATTTCGGGATAGACCTCGTCAGAGTGTTCTCTGTATGGCTGGCGTCAAAGGTGCGATGTGCGCCTAAGGTCCTTCAGCTGGCGAGCAATAGGAATATGTATGTCTCTGAATAAACTTCTGTCACCCGTGACGATTGGTAGCGTTGCGCCGGAGAACCGCGTGGTTATGGCGCCTCTTACGCGCAACCGGGCCGCACAACCCGGCGACGTGCCAGGGGCGATGAATGTTCGGTACTACGAGCAACGTGCCGGCGCGGGCCTTATCGTGACCGAGGGCACTCAGATTTCGAGGCAAGGGCAGGGTTATTTTGCAACCGCGGACATTTACACCGATGAGCAGGAAGCGGGGTGGGCAGAGGTAGTCAAGACTGTCCACGCAAAGGGCGGCAAGATGTCTCTGCAGCTCTGGCACGTCGGCAGAGTATCGCATCGCCTCGTGCAGGAGAATATGCAGGTCCCTGTTGCTCCTTCGGCGATTCGCGCAGAGAACACAGCGGTGTTTGTGAAACATGGAGATGGTTCGTTCGGAATGGTCCCGGCCGATGAACCGCGCGCTCTCGACGCGGCCGAGCTGCCTGTCATTCTGCGACAGTATGTGGAGGCGGCGAAGCGAGCGAGGCGTGCGGGATTCGATATGGTCGAGGTACACGCCGCAAATGGATATCTATTGCATCAGTTCCTTGCGACCGGGACGAACCTACGGACGGACGCATACGGCGGCAGTGTAGAAAAGCGTGCCCGGTTCGTCGTTGAGGTCGTCGAAGCGGTAGCGGGCGTTTTTGGCGCTGACAGGGTGGGCGTACGGGTGTCACCCAACGTTGTCGCATTTGGGATGAGCGATTCCGAGGCGCAGGCCTCCACGCTCCACCTTGCCACGCACTTGGAGCGATTGGGCATCGCCTACATCCACATCGCCGAGCCGGACTGGGTGGGCGGTGAGGCGCTTTCGGATGATTTTCGCGCCGAGTTAAGGGCGATATACGGCGGTAAGATTATCGTCGCGGGCAACTACACGCCTGAGACGGCGGAGGAGCGACTCGAGAAAGGGCAGGCTGACGCGATTGCATTTGGGCGGCCCTTTCTCGCCAATCCGGACCTCGTCGAGCGGTTTCGCCCGGGTGGCCCACTGAACACTCCCGACGCAGCTACGTTCTTCGGTGGCGGCGAAGCGGGATATACGGATTACCCGACGCTCGATAGCGCACTCGTCTCCCCTGAATAAGGCGCGCCACTGAGCCAAGCCGGCCACCCTCCCGGGAAACTGCTCGGGGGAGGGTGGCCGCAGCCGCTCCCTCAGCTCCCAACCTTGAATGCGGATACCGCTCCCGCGAGCGTCTGTGCCTGGCTCTCCAGGGACTGGGCGGCAGCCGCCGCCTGCTCGACAAGTGCTGCGTTCTGCTGCGTCACCTCGTCCATCTGCGAAATGGCCTTGCTGACCTGCTCGATACCGGCGGTCTGCTCCCCCGATGCAGCCGCGATTTCGGCCATCAGGTCGGTCACCTGCTGTACCGACTGAACAACATCCGTCATCGTTTTGCCGGTGCGGTCGACCTGAGCACTACCGACTGCAATGCGAGAGGTCGAATCTTCAATCAGTTGCTTGATTTCTTTGGCGGCCGTGGCACTGCGCTGGGCGAGGCTGCGGACCTCGCCGGCGACGACTGCGAAACCCCGTCCGTCCTCACCGGCGCGCGCGGCCTCCACGGCAGCATTCAGAGCAAGGATATTAGTCTGGAAAGCAATGCCTTCAATGACGCTGATGATGTCTTTAATTTCCTCGGAACTCCGCGCGATGCTCTGCATGGTGTCGATGACCTGCTGGACAGCAATGCCGCCATCGCGCGCGGTTCCGGAAGCCATAGTGGCCAGCCGGCTTGCCTGCTGGGCGCTCTCGGTGTTCTGTCGCACAGTGGCAGTCAACTGCTCCATGCTCGAAGCGGTTTCCTCGAGCGCCGCTGCCTGCTCTTCAGTGCGCGCCGAAAGGTCGGTGTTGCCCGCGGAGAGCTCGCGGACCCCGGTGACCATCGAGTCGGAGCCGCCGCGTACGTTTTGAACGATGGCGGTGAGGTTCACCTGCATCAATTGCAGTGCTTCAGCCAGTGTGCCAATCTCGCTGCGGGATGGAGGGGGAAGTTGCGTCACGAGATTGCCGCGAGCCACTTCGCCTACGGCAAGGACTGCTTCGCGCAATGGCCGAACGAGCACACGGTTGAGTGCCCAGTATGACAAGGCAATCAGGATGACTGCGCAGGCAACGACAACGCCGGTAATGGCGAACATCCGGACCGTGTTTCGGTCGCGCTCCTGCTCGAGAACCTTTGATGCGGTTGCCTGAACCTTGAAGAATTCGTCGGATGCCTTACCGAACGCGACACTGGTCGCCGTCATGGGCCCCTCGTTCACACTGGCATAGAGCTGCATGTCGCCAGCCTTCACAATTTCAAAGAGCTTGTCGAATACCGCAGCATGGGCTCGAAACGTCTTCTCGACAACGGCCGCCGCGGCGCGCTCCTCCTCGCTGCCCTTGGTAACGCCGACGAACGCATCAAACGACTTATGAGCGGTCGCGTAAAAGCCTGTTGCGGCTGAGATAGCTCCCTGTCTGGCTGATACGTTTTCGCTCTGGGCGATGTAGGCCCGCGCGAGTGCACTACGTGCCTTCAGGTTGTTCAGGTAAGTGTCCTTGAGGTCGATGGTGGCTATATCAAGCGTGCGAATAGATTGTGAGACGGCGATGGTTCGTTCGAGCGCCTTCATCGCAACCAGACCGGTCGCCAGTACCAGAAGCCCAAAGAGGACGAGTAGTGTCACGAGCCCACGGCGTAGCGGAATATCTCTGAGGTTCATGCTGAAGTCTTTGGCGTAAAGCGCGTAATTGAAACCCTTTTTATCGGCTGCCCTTACGAATACTTTACGCATGCATTTTAGACATTTCGCGCTTGATACCGCAGTTGTTTTCCTGGTTCGAATAATTGGATTCGACTATCAGTTTGCGGTGAAAAGAGGCGTGAAAATCGCGTCCAGTGAAGGGTCGCCTCAAGGCGAAGTTCCGCGGCTTTGTTCAAATCTGGCGACATGATTATTCGCTCATGGTGCGTTTTCGAAGTCGGCAATAGTACGTAGGATGGGCATCAGTCGAACTTTGCCGTTCCTGTCATTTCAGGAGCAGCGCGCACAGGAAAAGGAGTTTTCATGCAACAAGCGGAAAGGGCCATCAAGCTGCCCGACGCCACCCATCGCATCAGCCTGGCAATGACCGGGGTCCACGTGCTTGTGAAAAGCGGAGGACGAATCGTCGCGAATACACGGCGCGCAGTGACGTTCACCGAAGCGAAATACCCGCCTGTTCAATACATTCCACGCGACGATGTGGACATGACGCTGCTGGAACCCACGGAGCACAAGAGCTATTGCCCATATAAAGGCGAAGCGACGTACTTCACCATAAAAGG
This genomic stretch from Paraburkholderia dioscoreae harbors:
- a CDS encoding DUF427 domain-containing protein, which produces MQQAERAIKLPDATHRISLAMTGVHVLVKSGGRIVANTRRAVTFTEAKYPPVQYIPRDDVDMTLLEPTEHKSYCPYKGEATYFTIKGIGERGINAVWSYVGTYPAVAQIDGCLAFYPDRVDSIQILED
- a CDS encoding methyl-accepting chemotaxis protein yields the protein MRKVFVRAADKKGFNYALYAKDFSMNLRDIPLRRGLVTLLVLFGLLVLATGLVAMKALERTIAVSQSIRTLDIATIDLKDTYLNNLKARSALARAYIAQSENVSARQGAISAATGFYATAHKSFDAFVGVTKGSEEERAAAAVVEKTFRAHAAVFDKLFEIVKAGDMQLYASVNEGPMTATSVAFGKASDEFFKVQATASKVLEQERDRNTVRMFAITGVVVACAVILIALSYWALNRVLVRPLREAVLAVGEVARGNLVTQLPPPSRSEIGTLAEALQLMQVNLTAIVQNVRGGSDSMVTGVRELSAGNTDLSARTEEQAAALEETASSMEQLTATVRQNTESAQQASRLATMASGTARDGGIAVQQVIDTMQSIARSSEEIKDIISVIEGIAFQTNILALNAAVEAARAGEDGRGFAVVAGEVRSLAQRSATAAKEIKQLIEDSTSRIAVGSAQVDRTGKTMTDVVQSVQQVTDLMAEIAAASGEQTAGIEQVSKAISQMDEVTQQNAALVEQAAAAAQSLESQAQTLAGAVSAFKVGS
- a CDS encoding alkene reductase; protein product: MSLNKLLSPVTIGSVAPENRVVMAPLTRNRAAQPGDVPGAMNVRYYEQRAGAGLIVTEGTQISRQGQGYFATADIYTDEQEAGWAEVVKTVHAKGGKMSLQLWHVGRVSHRLVQENMQVPVAPSAIRAENTAVFVKHGDGSFGMVPADEPRALDAAELPVILRQYVEAAKRARRAGFDMVEVHAANGYLLHQFLATGTNLRTDAYGGSVEKRARFVVEVVEAVAGVFGADRVGVRVSPNVVAFGMSDSEAQASTLHLATHLERLGIAYIHIAEPDWVGGEALSDDFRAELRAIYGGKIIVAGNYTPETAEERLEKGQADAIAFGRPFLANPDLVERFRPGGPLNTPDAATFFGGGEAGYTDYPTLDSALVSPE